In the genome of Populus nigra chromosome 9, ddPopNigr1.1, whole genome shotgun sequence, one region contains:
- the LOC133703097 gene encoding protein HEAT-STRESS-ASSOCIATED 32-like isoform X2 encodes MGQFVDGLKFSGGSDSLMPKSFIKEVIDMAHKHDVYVSTGDWAEHLLHKGPTAFKEYVEECKSMGFDTIELNVGSLGVPEETLLRYVRLIKSGGLKAKPQFAVKFNRSDIPTVGHRAFGAYVPPTPRSSELVEDVNLLINMAERCLEAGADMIMIDADDICKDVDSLRADIVAKVIGRLGLEKTMFEASNTKTADWFIKRYGPKVNLFVDHSQVIGLECLRGGHNMGRRHASALGSSYFLF; translated from the exons ATGGGGCAGTTTGTTGATGGGCTGAAATTCTCTGGAGGTTCTGATAGTTTGATGCCTAAGTCTTTTATCAAAGAAGTGATTGACATGGCCCACAAACATGATGTGTATGTTAGTACTGGCGATTGGGCTGAGCATTTGCTTCATAAAGGTCCGACGGCTTTCAAAGAGTATGTTGAG GAATGTAAAAGTATGGGGTTTGACACAATTGAGCTGAATGTGGGATCGCTTGGAGTTCCTGAAGAAACACTTTTGAGATACGTGCGCTTGATTAAGAGTGGTGGTTTGAAAGCTAAGCCTCAATTTGCAGTTAAGTTTAACAGGTCAGACATTCCGACTGTTGGGCATAGAGCATTTGGGGCTTATGTACCCCCAACACCTCGAAGCTCTG AACTGGTTGAAGATGTTAATCTCCTGATTAACATGGCCGAGAGATGCTTAGAGGCTGGGGCAGACATGATTATGATTGATGCAGACGACATCTGCAAGGATGTTGATTCTCTGAGAGCAGATATAGTTGCAAAAGTAATTGGGCGACTAGGTCTTGAGAAGACCATGTTTGAAGCATCAAATACTAAAACTGCAGACTGGTTTATCAAACGTTATGGCCCAAAG GTGAACCTGTTTGTGGATCATTCTCAAGTAATTGGTCTAGAATGCCTCCGAGGCGGCCACAACATGGGTAGAAGACATGCTTCTGCCCTTGGCTCCTCATACTTTCTCTTCTGA
- the LOC133703010 gene encoding anthocyanidin reductase ((2S)-flavan-3-ol-forming)-like, whose amino-acid sequence MIHIFSSSMASQTEKKTACVIGGTGFVASLLIKLLLEKGYAVNTTVRDPDNQKKIAHLIALQHLGDLNIFGADLTNEESFNAPIACCDLVFHVATPVNFASEDPENDMIKPAIQGVHNVLKACAKAKTVKRVILTSSAAAVSINKLNGTGLVMDEKNWTDVEFLTSEKPPTWGYPASKTLAEKAAWKFAEENNIDLITVIPSLMTGPSFTPHIPDSINLAMSLITGNTFLINGLKGMQMLSGSISITHVEDVCRAHIFLAEKESASGRYICCGVNTSVVELAKFLNKRYPQYQVPTDCGDFPSEAKLIITSEKLSSEGFSFNYGIEEIYDQTVEYFKVNGLLN is encoded by the exons ATGATCCATATCTTCTCGTCAAGCATGGCATCCCAGACCGAGAAAAAGACAGCTTGTGTGATAGGCGGCACAGGGTTTGTGGCATCCTTGCTTATCAAGCTGTTGCTTGAGAAAGGCTATGCAGTTAACACAACAGTCAGGGATCCAG ACAATCAAAAGAAGATTGCTCACCTAATAGCACTACAGCATTTGGGGGACCTAAACATTTTTGGAGCAGATTTGACCAATGAAGAAAGCTTCAATGCTCCCATAGCATGTTGTGACCTTGTCTTCCATGTTGCAACCCCAGTTAATTTTGCTTCTGAGGATCCAGAG AATGACATGATCAAGCCAGCAATTCAAGGAGTGCATAATGTGTTGAAAGCCTGTGCAAAAGCTAAAACAGTTAAAAGGGTCATTTTGACATCCTCTGCTGCAGCTGTATCAATCAATAAGCTTAATGGCACAGGTTTGGTCATGGATGAGAAGAACTGGACTGATGTTGAGTTCTTAACTTCTGAGAAACCACCCACTTGG GGGTACCCTGCGTCCAAGACACTAGCTGAGAAGGCAGCCTGGAAATTTGCTGAAGAAAATAACATCGATCTCATTACTGTCATCCCTAGTCTCATGACTGGTCCTTCTTTCACACCGCATATTCCCGACAGCATAAACCTGGCAATGTCATTGATTACAG GGAATACATTCCTGATAAATGGTTTGAAAGGTATGCAAATGCTGTCAGGTTCGATCTCTATTACACACGTAGAGGATGTTTGTCGCGCCCATATATTTTTAGCTGAGAAAGAATCTGCTTCTGGTAGATATATATGCTGTGGTGTTAACACCAGTGTTGTTGAGCTTGCCAAGTTCTTGAACAAACGATACCCCCAGTATCAAGTCCCAACCGA ttgtGGGGATTTCCCTTCCGAGGCCAAGCTGATCATCACTTCAGAGAAGCTTAGTAGTGAGGGGTTCAGTTTCAACTATGGAATCGAAGAGATCTATGACCAAACTGTGGAATACTTCAAGGTCAATGGATTGCTGAATTGA